A region from the Sandaracinus amylolyticus genome encodes:
- a CDS encoding expansin EXLX1 family cellulose-binding protein, translating to MTRRAQLLLVLSSFVIACGGDDGVPHVPGECITFDEQRGEGTYYDATGAGACSFDAQTGGGELLVAAMNAPQFAGSSVCGMCAHVVGPSGEVTVRIVDLCPECARGDLDLSPQAFDRIAARELGRVPITWREVPCDVGGPIAWRMKEGSNPWWTAVQVRAHRHRIARVERLTAEGDWVDVPRVDYNFFVEESGFGEGPYTLRAIDVHGSVVEDTGIELREEVDQPGASQFPACE from the coding sequence ATGACACGTCGTGCGCAGCTCCTCCTCGTGCTCTCGTCCTTCGTGATCGCGTGCGGAGGGGACGACGGCGTCCCGCACGTGCCCGGTGAGTGCATCACGTTCGACGAGCAGCGCGGGGAGGGCACGTACTACGACGCGACGGGGGCGGGCGCGTGCAGCTTCGACGCGCAGACCGGCGGCGGCGAGCTCCTCGTCGCCGCGATGAACGCACCGCAGTTCGCGGGCTCGAGCGTATGCGGGATGTGCGCGCACGTCGTGGGCCCGTCGGGCGAGGTCACGGTGCGCATCGTCGATCTCTGCCCCGAGTGCGCGCGCGGCGATCTCGACCTCTCACCGCAGGCCTTCGATCGCATCGCGGCGCGCGAGCTGGGACGCGTGCCGATCACGTGGCGCGAGGTGCCCTGCGACGTGGGCGGCCCGATCGCGTGGCGCATGAAGGAGGGCTCGAACCCGTGGTGGACCGCGGTGCAGGTGCGCGCGCATCGACATCGCATCGCGCGCGTCGAGCGCCTCACCGCCGAGGGCGACTGGGTCGACGTCCCGCGCGTCGACTACAACTTCTTCGTCGAGGAGAGCGGCTTCGGCGAGGGCCCGTACACGCTCCGCGCGATCGACGTGCACGGGAGCGTCGTCGAGGACACCGGGATCGAGCTGCGCGAAGAAGTGGATCAGCCCGGCGCGAGCCAGTTCCCCGCGTGCGAGTGA
- a CDS encoding methyltransferase domain-containing protein — protein MSDRDRLSLVAHAAMPLCNPLALAELDALLERAPVAPGERVLDLGAGRGDAALRTSGAHLTLVDRSDVYLEEARRRARGREHVELVLADAATYLERLEGPVALAICLGASHALSGLETAARALSQRAHRVLIGDLVALGARAEATFGAPPLESLAVGAPHVLLGPDRLRAYEDAWARAVSSHLEAFPHDPAAEWANARIAWMRDHDDALSELAFAAWVL, from the coding sequence ATGAGCGATCGCGATCGGCTCTCGCTCGTCGCGCACGCGGCGATGCCGCTCTGCAATCCGCTCGCTCTCGCGGAGCTCGACGCGCTCCTCGAGCGCGCGCCCGTCGCGCCGGGTGAGCGCGTGCTCGATCTCGGCGCGGGACGCGGCGACGCCGCGCTCCGCACTTCGGGTGCGCACCTCACGCTCGTCGATCGCTCCGACGTCTATCTCGAGGAAGCGCGCCGCCGAGCGCGAGGTCGCGAGCACGTCGAGCTCGTGCTCGCCGACGCAGCGACCTACCTCGAGCGCCTGGAGGGCCCGGTCGCGCTCGCGATCTGTCTCGGCGCGAGCCATGCGCTCTCCGGGCTCGAGACCGCCGCGCGCGCGTTGTCGCAGCGCGCGCATCGAGTGCTGATCGGCGATCTGGTCGCGCTCGGCGCGCGCGCAGAAGCGACGTTCGGCGCACCTCCCCTCGAGTCGCTCGCCGTGGGCGCACCGCACGTGCTGCTCGGCCCCGACCGGTTGCGCGCGTACGAGGACGCGTGGGCGCGCGCGGTCTCGTCGCACCTCGAAGCGTTTCCTCACGACCCCGCCGCCGAGTGGGCGAACGCGCGCATCGCGTGGATGCGCGACCACGACGACGCGCTCTCCGAGCTCGCGTTCGCGGCGTGGGTGCTCTAA